The following are encoded together in the Flavihumibacter fluvii genome:
- a CDS encoding sodium:solute symporter — translation MSLPDWIVLIATLTGIIAYGLYRGKTSKNLDGYFLSNRSMPWYLVLLSIMGTQASAITFLSAPGQAYSDGMRFVQYYFGLPLAMIVISIFFVPIFHRLKVFTAYEFLEERFDKKTRTFTSFLFLLQRGLSTGISIYAPAIILSSLLGWNIYWTNIFMGGLLIIYTVSGGAKAVAYTQQLQLLIIFSGMFIAAYMMVHLLPDGVGFIDALKVSGKLGRLNVITTGMGKNGFDWTDRYNIWSGIIGGFFLALSYFGADQSQVGRYLTAKNISESRIGLLMNGLVKVPMQFSILLIGALVFTFYQFNPSPVFFNQAVSGKIVETQAHDKLLGIERTYEQQSGRQAEMVRAFVKEPDNQQLVDEIRVNQQVLDQTRKEYKSTLKKALPSEDVNDTNYIFLRFVVDHLPQGLIGLLIAVIFLAAWGSIAAALNSLASSTMCDIHQQYSKSPETPLQEYRLSKWYTLGWGIFCIIVAQFANNMGSLIEAVNVLGSLFYGVILGIFLLAFFFKRIGGNATFWSAIITELLVILLFWKSSIGFLWLNAIGAIILVIVAWLIHATIYLAGRSGK, via the coding sequence ATGAGCCTGCCAGACTGGATCGTATTGATTGCCACACTTACCGGAATAATTGCCTATGGCTTATACAGAGGCAAGACCAGTAAAAACCTGGATGGTTATTTTTTGAGTAACCGTTCCATGCCATGGTACCTTGTACTTCTGAGTATTATGGGTACGCAGGCCTCTGCTATTACTTTTTTGTCAGCGCCTGGTCAGGCATATTCAGATGGGATGCGTTTCGTTCAGTATTATTTCGGACTTCCTTTGGCGATGATCGTAATCAGTATTTTTTTTGTACCCATTTTCCATCGCCTGAAAGTGTTTACGGCGTATGAATTCCTGGAAGAAAGGTTCGATAAGAAGACCCGGACATTCACTTCCTTCCTTTTTTTATTGCAACGCGGCCTCTCAACTGGCATCAGTATTTATGCGCCGGCAATCATCCTTTCTTCTTTATTAGGCTGGAATATTTATTGGACAAATATTTTCATGGGCGGGTTGCTCATTATTTATACTGTGAGCGGTGGTGCGAAAGCAGTGGCCTATACCCAGCAATTGCAATTACTCATCATTTTTTCAGGCATGTTTATCGCTGCTTATATGATGGTGCATCTCCTGCCGGATGGCGTTGGATTCATTGATGCACTGAAAGTCAGTGGTAAACTTGGCCGTCTCAATGTTATCACCACTGGTATGGGAAAGAATGGATTTGACTGGACCGACCGGTATAATATCTGGAGCGGTATCATAGGCGGATTTTTCCTTGCCCTGTCTTATTTTGGTGCCGACCAAAGCCAGGTAGGGCGATACCTCACAGCAAAAAATATTTCAGAAAGCCGTATTGGTTTATTGATGAACGGATTGGTCAAAGTACCCATGCAATTTTCGATACTGTTGATCGGTGCCCTCGTGTTCACTTTCTATCAATTCAATCCATCTCCTGTATTTTTTAACCAGGCTGTTTCGGGGAAGATAGTCGAAACACAGGCACACGATAAGCTGTTGGGTATTGAAAGGACTTATGAACAACAATCGGGCCGGCAGGCGGAGATGGTTCGGGCATTTGTGAAGGAACCGGATAACCAACAGTTGGTGGATGAAATCCGAGTGAATCAGCAGGTGCTGGACCAAACACGGAAAGAATATAAATCTACCTTAAAAAAAGCGCTTCCTTCTGAAGACGTAAACGATACCAATTATATCTTCCTTCGGTTTGTGGTAGATCATCTGCCTCAGGGCCTGATAGGATTGCTAATTGCCGTAATCTTTTTGGCTGCCTGGGGAAGTATTGCAGCTGCATTGAATTCACTGGCATCATCAACCATGTGTGATATCCACCAACAATATTCGAAATCGCCAGAAACGCCTTTGCAGGAGTATCGTTTATCGAAATGGTACACCTTAGGATGGGGAATATTTTGCATCATCGTGGCGCAGTTTGCTAATAATATGGGGAGTTTGATTGAAGCGGTAAATGTACTGGGTTCCTTATTTTATGGCGTTATCCTTGGTATTTTCCTGCTGGCATTTTTCTTCAAAAGGATTGGGGGTAATGCCACATTTTGGAGTGCTATTATTACTGAATTACTGGTGATACTCCTATTCTGGAAATCTTCCATCGGATTTTTATGGCTAAATGCTATTGGCGCTATTATTTTGGTGATTGTCGCCTGGTTGATCCATGCAACGATTTACCTGGCTGGTCGCTCAGGAAAGTAA
- a CDS encoding DUF2911 domain-containing protein: MKKLFLSMAIAACFLQNTEAQQLRTPAPSPSTTITQEFALSSVEINYSRPAARGRKIFGDLVPYGKVWRTGANSATTITFGDAVTFGDKAVPAGKYGLLTIPDAGSWTIILSKQLDVTSPAAYKQDQDVARITVQSGNLPITIENFMIVFDNITPTSMQLNMVWENTGVSIPIKANIDDKIMAQINEMMTKDNRPYFQSAMYYMENGKDLNKALGWFDKAIEQNPSAFWIQHQKANCLAKLGRKQEAITTANKSIELAKAAKNDDYVALNQKLIASLK; this comes from the coding sequence ATGAAGAAGTTGTTTTTATCTATGGCAATTGCCGCCTGCTTTCTGCAGAATACAGAAGCACAGCAGTTGCGCACACCTGCACCAAGTCCAAGTACGACAATAACGCAGGAATTTGCCTTATCAAGTGTTGAAATTAATTATTCCCGCCCGGCTGCCCGTGGCCGTAAGATTTTCGGTGACCTCGTTCCTTATGGAAAAGTATGGCGTACCGGTGCTAACAGTGCAACCACTATTACATTTGGTGATGCGGTAACATTTGGCGACAAAGCGGTCCCCGCGGGGAAATATGGCCTGCTTACTATTCCTGATGCAGGTTCCTGGACAATCATTCTATCCAAGCAATTGGACGTAACCAGCCCGGCTGCATATAAGCAGGACCAGGACGTAGCCCGCATTACTGTTCAGTCTGGCAACCTTCCGATCACCATTGAAAATTTTATGATCGTTTTTGATAACATTACACCCACCAGTATGCAACTGAATATGGTATGGGAAAATACCGGTGTAAGCATTCCGATCAAGGCTAACATTGATGACAAAATCATGGCGCAGATCAACGAAATGATGACAAAGGATAACCGCCCTTACTTCCAGTCCGCAATGTATTACATGGAAAATGGCAAAGACCTGAATAAGGCCCTCGGATGGTTTGATAAAGCCATCGAACAAAACCCATCTGCTTTCTGGATACAACACCAAAAAGCAAATTGCCTGGCCAAACTTGGCCGCAAGCAGGAAGCGATCACAACCGCTAATAAATCAATCGAACTGGCCAAAGCCGCTAAGAACGATGATTATGTAGCGCTTAACCAAAAATTGATTGCTTCGCTTAAATAA